Below is a genomic region from Anoxybacillus flavithermus.
TATGGATGAACTCGCCGCCATCGTCGGACGAGTCATGCCTGAAATTCCGAGCGACTTTCTTCAAACGAAAAATCCGCGCTCGACACGACAAAACGACAAGCAGCTAAACGATGGTGAACAACAGCAACTCGAAAACGAACAACAAAAACAATCAAACGACCATATGAAATAAGCCGAGCGTATTGCTCGGCTTATGCTTGTTTTAATGCGCTCATCACTTGTTGATCAAGTTTCGCTGCAGCTTGTGCATCGTACGTTTTGTCATATTTCGGTTCGACGGACATTTTCGCTCCGTAAAACATGACATCGCGCACTTCTTCAATATCGACTTGAACGGCGGCAAGTTTTAGCGGAACGTTTTCTAATTTTTCAACTTTTACATGCGCTTTGCCGCTAATGGAATACGTTGATTCGTTCGCAATGAGGACGATTGAAATGGCTGGATTCGCTTTCACGTTCGCAACGATGCGTGAACGTTGATCGACCGCAAAATATACTTTGTCAGGGGCAGGCGCATACACCCATGAAATCGCGCTTGCATTTGGCGCACCTGTTTCGTGGTCAATCGTACATACAATGACATATCGTTCTTTTTGCAACGCTTGGAACAACGGCTCAATTAATGTTGGTTCTACCGCATTTGGCATATGTATCCCTCCTTATTTTTATCATACCTTTTTTTCACACCATTTCAAATGATATGATATACTAAATTCAAAAAAACATGTGAGGGTTTTTCGATGAAAGTACGATGCATTCTTTGTGAAAAATAGATACGTTAAACGATGAAACGTTGCTTGCAAAACGATTGCGCAATCGCCCGATTCATACGTATATGTGTGAAACGTGCCATGAGCGCATTGCGCAAAAAACGAAAGAACGGCTTGCAACGGGCAAATTTCGCTTTTTCCGCACGAGCAAACATGAAACAGAATGGTAAGAAAAGCGCCCTGCACGAAGCGTGGGCGCTTATTGGTAATTGACATATTTTTCAGGTTCGCGATTGATTTGATCGAGCATCGTTTCAACGAGCTCGGCTGGAAAGCGAAACGTGCGTGATTCGTTGTTTACAGTGAACGCGACCGTATAGACGTCATCTTCTTTTGTATATGTGATTTGCTCAACCGCATGATCTTCACGCAACAAATCAGAAAAAAATTGTTCCGTCTCTTGTGCTGCCGTATCGTCTGGGCGCGCCTGCGCAACCACTTTAATTGTCAGCCAATTGTATACCGCATCTTGTAATTTCACGCATTTTCCCCCTCGCGACGTAGACGCCATTTATAAATGATTAATACAACGGCAGCGACAAGCAATCCTTCCGCCACCGGCAAAAAAACAGCAAAAAACGTTAAAATCGTACAACCGAGCACAAGTAGCGTATAAATGACGACGTTTTTTAATATCGGTAATTTACGCGCAAAGCCAAGACGATACACAATGATCGATAACACGACGATCGTCGCGTACAACAACCACATCCCTGTTATCGGCTGTTCGTGCACGTTGTATAGCGAAGCGAAAAATGACAGGCGACCGATCACATCCATGACGACTTCCCCCTATTTCTTTTGCTCAGCGAGTTTTTTCTTTTTCGCAATTTTTTCGCGTTCGTTTTTATCTAATATTTTTTTGCGCAAGCGAATCGATTGTGGCGTCACTTCACAATATTCGTCGTCGTTTAAATATTCGAGCGCTTCTTCTAACGTCATGAGACGCGGTTTTTTCATCGTCACCGTTTGTTCTTTTGTCGATGAGCGAACGTTTGTCACATGTTTCATTTTGCATACGTTCACAACTAAATCGTTGTCGCGGCTATGTTCGCCAACAATCATTCCTTCATACACTTCCGTTCCCGGCTCGATGAAAATAACGCCGCGGTCTTCGACTTGCATAATGCCATAAGCCGTCGCTTTTCCTGTCTCCATCGAAATGAGTACCCCTTGATGTCTGCCGCCAATTTGCCCTTGGATGACAGGTTGATAGCTGTCGAACGAATGGTTTAAAATACCGTATCCGCGCGTAAGCGACATAAATTCCGTCCGATAGCCGATTAATCCGCGCGCAGGAACGAGGAAAATAAGGCGCACTTGCCCGTTTCCGTTGTTGATCATATCGATCATTTCCCCTTTGCGCGCACCGAGCGACTCCATAATCGCCCCTGTATATTCTTCTGGAATGTCAATTTGCACGCGCTCAACTGGCTCGCACATGACGCCATCGATTTCTTTCATAATGACTTCTGGCTTTGATACTTGCAGTTCAAAACCTTCACGGCGCATATTTTCAATTAAAATCGATAAATGAAGCTCTCCGCGACCTGACACGATCCATGCATCTGGCGAATCGGTCGGCTCCACGCGAAGCGAGACGTCTGTTTCTAACTGTAAACGAAGACGTTCTTCAATTTTTCTTGCGGTCACATGTTTTCCTTCTCGTCCTGCAAACGGGCTATTGTTCACAAGAAACGTCATTTGTAACGTCGGTTCGTCAATACGAAGCGGAGGCAATGCTTCTTGCGCGTCAAGCGGACATACTGTTTCACCTACGTTAATATCTTCCATGCCGGAAACAGCGACTAAATCGCCCGCTTTCGCTTCTTCAATTTCGATGCGTTTTAATCCGAGGAAGCCAAATAGTTTTGTGACGCGAAACGTTTTCACAGAGCCGTCGAGCTTCATAAGGGCGACTTGTTGTCCCACTTGCATGCGCCCGCGGAAAATACGGCCGATCCCAATGCGACCGACGTAATCGTTATAGTCGAGAAGGGCGACTTGAAATTGAAGCGGCTCATCGCTATTGTCGATTGGAGCCGGAATATGCGCAATAATCGTTTCAAATAGCGCCGTCATGTCAGCATCTTGTTTGTCTGCATCTAAACTTGCCGTTCCGTTAATCGCTGAAGCGTACACGACCGGAAACTCAAGCTGATCTTCTGATGCCCCGAGCTCAATAAATAAATCGATCACTTCATCGACAACTTCGTGTGGGCGCGCAAATTCGCGGTCAATTTTATTAACGACAACAATCGGCGTTAAGTTTTGTTCTAACGCTTTTTTTAACACGAAGCGCGTTTGTGGCATACATCCTTCGTATGCATCGACGACGAGCAACACTCCATCAACGAGCCGCATAATGCGTTCGACTTCTCCACCGAAGTCCGCATGTCCCGGCGTATCTAAAATGTTAATGCGCGTGCCTTTGTATTGAATGGCTGTATTTTTTGCTAAAATCGTAATGCCTCGTTCACGCTCTAAATCGTTGCGATCAAGCGCCCGTTCTTCCACTTGTTCGTTCGCCCGAAACGTGCCGGATTGGCGAAGCAATTGGTCGACTAACGTCGTTTTTCCGTGGTCAACGTGCGCAATAATCGCGATGTTGCGAATATCGTTTCTCAATGGTTTCAACTCCTATTTTTCAACATTGCGCGTCTATTATAGCACAAACATAGTAGAAAAGCGGAATGTTTTGTTGTAATCTAAAGGGAAGAGGAGGAAAACATATGAATAAATTTCAACCGCTTTTTTTTATAATAGCACTACTTGCGACGATAACGTTAATAGGCACCGGCATTGCGATCGCTTATCGACATGTGCCGGCGATCGTCGGCTCGATCATTGCCTTTTTTGGCGTGATGGGGCTTGGGTTTTCACTAAAAAAAAGAAAAAGCGCTAACGAGCGATAGTTAGCGCTTGATCATCGCAAGTATTTCTTCATGCAATCCCGGTTTTGAAACAAACACCGAGCTTTTTTCAATCATATTGAGCGGCTCGCCGTACAAGTTTGTCACCACACCGCCTACTTCTTCAACAATAACCATCCCACCAGCAATATCCCATGGCGACAATCGAAGCGTAATGTACGCATCGAGTTTCCCTGATGCGATGTACGCCATCTCAAGTGCCGCAGAACCGTATGAACGCGTACCGCGCGCTTTTTTCACAAGCGGGGCTAGCACATGTGGATCGATGCGGCGGTTTTCTGTCACCCACGTTGCATTTAGCGAAATGATCGCACGTTCAAGCGTCGTTTTCTCAAGCGACGGAAGCGGGGTGCCGTTTAAAAACGCTCCCTTTCCTTTTTGGGCGTAATATAGCTCGTCAAACGCCACATCGTATATGTAACCAAGCATGCCGACACCGTCTTGAAACACCCCGACAGAAATCGCAAAATGGCGCTGTTGGTGAATAAAATTCATCGTCCCGTCAATCGGGTCGATTATCCAAACAGTGCCGTCTAGCGCTTGTAATTCATCGCCGAGCCCTTCTTCTCCTAAAATGCGATGTGTCGGATACGTTCGGCGAATGCGTTCAATAAAAAATTGTTCAATTTCGCGATCGACGTTTGTCACTAAATCGGACGGGCTTGATTTCGTTTCGATTTTTAGTTTCGTTTGAAACGCATCGCGTATGCGTTCCCCTGCTTCGCGAATCCAATGCTGCATATGTTGATCAATTTCGTTCCACATAAAAAACCTCCTGCATATATTTATGTAGAAAAGGCGGCGTTTGCCGCCTTTCAGTTCGACAGACGAATCAATTCTTGGCGCAGTCTTTCGAGTTTTCGTTTACATTCATTTTTTTTCGCTTCATTATTTTCTAACATCGCTTCATAAAGGGTGGCTAGTTCATAATCAACTTCGAGCTTTAATACTTTTATTCGGCGTTCTCCATCCATTTTTTTAAATCCATCGGCTGTTTTTCTCACATTTGTGCACCCCTTCCGCTCTTATTTTTTCTGAAAATTCTTTTTTATATACTATGTAGCGGAAGGGGGATATGCAACTTTACATTTTCACAATCTCTCCGTTGGACAACTCTTTTCCTTTTTTAACTGTTTGGTAAGAGGAATAGCCACTTACTTTTTCAAATTCATCGCATAGTTTTCGCTCTTCCGCTTTGCTTGGAACGATTTGTTTAAAGCGGCGATATAAGTTCATGAATTGCTCTCGTTCAATCCCTTGTTCGTACGCTTGTTCAACGCCTTCGTAAAATTTAATCACGTCGATGATTTCTTCGGTTGACCAACTGTAATCAATCGGATAAGCATATTTCATGATGTTCACCTTTCTTTGCTTGCTGTTTCGTTTTAGTTTGCCCAACGGGTACGAATTTGTTCCGCCTCGTTTATCATGCGCGCAAAAAGTTCAGCGACCGTCGGCACATCGTGAATAAGTCCGATCACTTGCCCCGCCCATGCAAATCCTTCTTCCGTACGACCGTCGTAAATAAATCGTTTGTTCGCTTGGCCGCTAATGTACTCTTTTAACTGTTCGTATCCTTTTCCTTCTTGTTCAAACTG
It encodes:
- a CDS encoding translational GTPase TypA; amino-acid sequence: MRNDIRNIAIIAHVDHGKTTLVDQLLRQSGTFRANEQVEERALDRNDLERERGITILAKNTAIQYKGTRINILDTPGHADFGGEVERIMRLVDGVLLVVDAYEGCMPQTRFVLKKALEQNLTPIVVVNKIDREFARPHEVVDEVIDLFIELGASEDQLEFPVVYASAINGTASLDADKQDADMTALFETIIAHIPAPIDNSDEPLQFQVALLDYNDYVGRIGIGRIFRGRMQVGQQVALMKLDGSVKTFRVTKLFGFLGLKRIEIEEAKAGDLVAVSGMEDINVGETVCPLDAQEALPPLRIDEPTLQMTFLVNNSPFAGREGKHVTARKIEERLRLQLETDVSLRVEPTDSPDAWIVSGRGELHLSILIENMRREGFELQVSKPEVIMKEIDGVMCEPVERVQIDIPEEYTGAIMESLGARKGEMIDMINNGNGQVRLIFLVPARGLIGYRTEFMSLTRGYGILNHSFDSYQPVIQGQIGGRHQGVLISMETGKATAYGIMQVEDRGVIFIEPGTEVYEGMIVGEHSRDNDLVVNVCKMKHVTNVRSSTKEQTVTMKKPRLMTLEEALEYLNDDEYCEVTPQSIRLRKKILDKNEREKIAKKKKLAEQKK
- a CDS encoding inositol monophosphatase → MWNEIDQHMQHWIREAGERIRDAFQTKLKIETKSSPSDLVTNVDREIEQFFIERIRRTYPTHRILGEEGLGDELQALDGTVWIIDPIDGTMNFIHQQRHFAISVGVFQDGVGMLGYIYDVAFDELYYAQKGKGAFLNGTPLPSLEKTTLERAIISLNATWVTENRRIDPHVLAPLVKKARGTRSYGSAALEMAYIASGKLDAYITLRLSPWDIAGGMVIVEEVGGVVTNLYGEPLNMIEKSSVFVSKPGLHEEILAMIKR